The following proteins are encoded in a genomic region of Microtus ochrogaster isolate Prairie Vole_2 chromosome 5, MicOch1.0, whole genome shotgun sequence:
- the Ccr4 gene encoding C-C chemokine receptor type 4, which yields MKPTDVADTTTQDENVYSYYYHDGNIPKPCTKEGIKAFGELFLPPLYSLVFLLGLFGNSVVVLVLFKYKRLKSMTDVYLLNLAISDLLFVLSLPFWAYYAADQWVFGLGLCKIVSWMYLVSFYSGIFFIMLMSIDRYLAIVHAVFSLKARTLTYGVITSLITWSVAVFASLPGLLFSTCYTEHNHTYCKTKYSVSLTTWKVLSSLEINVLGLVIPLGIMLFCYSMIIRTLQHCKNEKKSRAVRMIFAVVVLFLGFWTPYNVVLFLETLVELEVLQDCTLQRHLDYAIQATEALAFIHCCLNPVIYFFLGEKFRKYIAHLFRTCRGPLVLCQYCDFLQIYSADTPSSSYTQSTVDHDLRDAL from the coding sequence ATGAAACCCACGGATGTAGCAGACACCACCACCCAGGATGAAAACGTGTACAGTTATTACTACCACGACGGAAACATTCCCAAACCTTGCACCAAGGAAGGTATCAAGGCCTTTGgggagctcttcctgcctcctctttattCCTTGGTCTTTCTGTTGGGTCTGTTTGGAAACTCTGTTGTAGTTCTGGTGTTGTTCAAGTACAAGAGACTCAAGTCCATGACCGACGTGTACCTGCTGAACCTCGCCATCTCAGATCTGCTGTTTGTTCTTTCGCTCCCGTTCTGGGCCTACTACGCCGCTGACCAGTGGGTTTTTGGATTGGGTCTGTGCAAGATTGTGTCATGGATGTACCTGGTGAGCTTTTACAGCGGCATCTTCTTCATCATGCTCATGAGCATCGATAGGTACCTGGCCATCGTGCACGCGGTGTTTTCCTTGAAAGCGAGGACTCTGACCTATGGGGTCATCACCAGCTTGATCACGTGGTCAGTGGCTGTGTTCGCCTCCCTTCCAGGCCTCTTGTTCAGCACTTGCTACACAGAGCACAATCACACGTACTGCAAGACCAAGTACTCAGTCAGCTTGACCACCTGGAAGGTCCTCAGCTCCCTGGAGATCAACGTCCTGGGGCTGGTCATCCCGCTGGGGATCATGCTGTTCTGTTATTCCATGATCATTCGGACCCTGCAACATTGCAAGAATGAGAAGAAGAGCAGGGCAGTCAGGATGATCTTTGCTGTGGTGGTCCTCTTCCTCGGCTTCTGGACGCCGTACAACGTGGTGCTTTTCCTGGAGACCCTGGTGGAGCTTGAGGTCCTTCAGGACTGCACCTTGCAGAGGCACCTAGACTATGCCATCCAGGCCACAGAGGCCCTGGCCTTCATCCACTGCTGCCTCAACCCCGTCATTTACTTCTTTCTCGGGGAGAAATTCCGAAAGTACATCGCCCATCTCTTCAGAACGTGCCGGGGTCCTCTTGTGCTCTGCCAATACTGTGACTTTCTTCAGATCTACTCAGCTGACACCCCCAGCTCCTCTTACACGCAGTCCACTGTGGATCATGACCTCCGGGACGCTTTGTAA